TATGTGCAAAatataggtgaatacgtgcaaaatatgtacTTACGTGGATTATGTGCTCCTACgtgcctatgtgcttatgtgccaATGTGGTTTATGTGCCTACGTGACTACGTGCTTATGTGCCGGTGTTCCTCATGctttacataataataataataataataataataataataataataataataataataacaacaacaacaacaacaacaacaacaacaacaacaacaacaacaacaacaacaataataataataataataataataataataataataataataataaggatgTTTTACGAACGATAAACTTTACGGAAACCGATATAATCAAATCTCTTCTAAATCCAATGACGATGTCTGCTGCAGACAATGTTGTCATTTGGATCACATACTTCACGCGCTGCTCGACGCAACCATGCTGACAAGTGCATCGCTTCACTGGTGGCCAAGGAAATGGCTAAAGTCATACCTCAGATCGTCAGTGACATTAACGATGTCAGCAGCAAGTCCTCTGTGGAGTCTAAGAGCGACTCTCCAAAAGCTCCTTTCAGCTTTAAGCAATTCAAGGCCTGCGGTCTTGCTAACTTCATGGGTGAAGACGGACCCAGCGCCATGTTCCAGTGGTTTGACTCAATCGAAGTCACCTTCAGGCAAAACGGATGCCCAGAAAATCTACTACTGTTAATGCTACTAAAGTTTTTCATTCCAGGGCTCTGGACTGGTGGGCTGCTGAGCGCAACAGGCGCAGTAATGATTCAACTTATAGTCTTTCGTGGGAAGAACTCAGAGAGCTCATGATGAAGGAGTTTTGTCCTCCTTATGAAGTACAAAAGTTGGAGAATGAATTCTGGCATATCAAACAAGATGGAGGTGATAACGCTGGCCTCAGCGCTCGCTTCAAGCAACTCAGTATCATCTGTCCTGGTCAGGTGACAACACCAGAGATaacgatcaagaagtacatctGCGCTCTCCCAGACTGTGTAGCTGACTTTGTTCAGACAGCTAAACCTGCTACTATCAAGACGTCGACCAAGAGTCTCAATCAAGTCACCGCTACTCCCGCTACCGAAACAGCAGCATCACAAGTTTCAAAGTCATCACGTTAGAATCGCAAGCGCAGAGGTAATAACAACTAGAACTACGCTACAACCGCCGCTCCTCTCAACGATATCCCCGTACAACCCAGCAACCAGAACCGACAAGTTGCAGATCCTAACACCGACGCACCGCCTGCTAAGCGTGCGTGTACTGGTGTTCATCCTCTCTGCCCTACTTGCACCTACCACCACCCTGTAGGGGTGAATTATCGTTTATGTGCCAACTACAACATCTATGGGTATTTTACTACTCATTTCTGTTCAGGCCCACGCCAACAAGCTCAAGATCCTCCAGCACCACCAGCTCAACCCCTTGCTATTCAGGATAACCAAGCAGCTCTTGCGCCCGCTGCTCATGCGCGAGCCTGCTACTCTTGTGGTGACCCGAATCACTTAGCCAATGTCTGCCCGAATCGAGTTCTGAAACAAGAACCGCAGCCACAACcaccacagcagcagcagcaacagcaacaaccgcaacagcagcctcagcagcagcagcaacagccacaacAAGCAGCCCGCGGAAGGACTTTTAACATCAATGTCCGCCAGGCTCAGACAGACAACAATGTTGTCAATGGTATGTTTCTCGTTAACGGTATTTATGCTTCTTGTTTGTTTGATACttgagccgataactgttttgtgtcatttgaattcgagaagctcctaaACCGTTAACGCACTAACCTCCCAACGATGTTTGACATAGAAATTGCTACCGGAAGAACCACCACCGTTagttctgttcttcgtgattgtactctcgaactcaacaatcacgttttcCCGATCGATCTCATCCCGATGCAacttggtagtttcgatatcatagtaggcatggattttctttgTGAAAAACGTCCTGAAGTTGtttgctttgaaaagatgattcgtttCTCTCTTTCTAATGGTGACCAACTCTGTGCTTATGGCGAAGTATCCTCGAAAGAACTAAAACTTATGTCATGCATTCAAacaagcaagtatctccgcaaggaatacatgGCTTTCTTGGCGcatattgtagtagcggagaaggaaaagaaacaGATGGAAAAGGTACTtctggttcgtgattttcctaatgTCTTTCCTGACGATTTACCCGGTCTACCCCCGACTCATGATATCGATTTCCGTATCGACCAAAT
This is a stretch of genomic DNA from Helianthus annuus cultivar XRQ/B chromosome 16, HanXRQr2.0-SUNRISE, whole genome shotgun sequence. It encodes these proteins:
- the LOC110944918 gene encoding uncharacterized protein LOC110944918, producing MFDIEIATGRTTTVSSVLRDCTLELNNHVFPIDLIPMQLGSFDIIVGMDFLCEKRPEVVCFEKMIRFSLSNGDQLCAYGEVSSKELKLMSCIQTSKYLRKEYMAFLAHIVVAEKEKKQMEKVLLVRDFPNVFPDDLPGLPPTHDIDFRIDQIRGANPIAKAPYHLGASEMCELSSQL